Proteins encoded together in one Tenuifilum sp. 4138str window:
- a CDS encoding RHS repeat domain-containing protein, with product MLKGTGVQSYYAGGFVYKANKTLDYILHAEGVIRATDATGGQTLSFEYFLRDHLGNTRVVFNSSGTVLQTTDYYPFGKEHAPLPISNGNRYLYNGKEKQEFKLSNSSLDWYDYGRRFYNPQLGRFTTVDPLADERSWVSPYSYCQNSPIIRTDPTGALDDWFMNEKTGDVYYNSEMRKGDEGTGAMTGEGWVHMGENGMFSDGTPQTSDVAVLYQNASLTSGGVKSTPVYKDAPIPTKEATEVVGYKFQATFKGKNAETFMSGKGYDKKPLVANVHTYERSWSIAEPHGPVWQNESWESFESVSAWRYIPKGVKGNYTVTGYYGKRILNETSISTNLYTRQTWETRRYDYSKSPTWKPGPWEQLFFEVLKNIHDLK from the coding sequence ATGCTAAAAGGAACGGGAGTTCAGAGCTACTACGCCGGAGGTTTTGTGTACAAGGCCAACAAAACGCTCGACTACATCCTGCATGCCGAGGGGGTAATCCGTGCCACCGATGCCACGGGCGGCCAAACCCTAAGCTTTGAGTACTTCCTAAGGGACCACCTGGGCAATACCCGCGTGGTATTTAACAGCAGTGGAACGGTGCTACAAACCACCGACTACTACCCCTTTGGCAAGGAGCATGCCCCACTGCCCATCAGCAACGGCAACCGTTACCTGTATAACGGCAAGGAGAAGCAGGAGTTTAAGCTGAGTAACAGCTCTTTGGATTGGTACGACTACGGGCGAAGATTTTATAACCCCCAACTGGGCAGATTTACTACTGTTGATCCATTGGCAGACGAAAGAAGTTGGGTTTCACCATACTCTTATTGCCAAAATAGTCCTATAATTAGAACAGATCCTACCGGGGCATTGGACGATTGGTTTATGAATGAGAAAACTGGTGATGTATATTACAACAGTGAAATGCGTAAAGGAGATGAAGGGACTGGAGCAATGACTGGTGAAGGCTGGGTACATATGGGGGAAAACGGTATGTTTTCCGATGGAACGCCACAAACTTCAGATGTTGCTGTGTTATATCAAAATGCAAGTTTGACATCTGGAGGCGTTAAATCAACACCAGTTTATAAAGATGCTCCTATACCCACAAAAGAAGCTACCGAAGTTGTTGGATATAAGTTTCAGGCTACCTTTAAAGGGAAAAATGCCGAAACGTTCATGAGTGGTAAAGGCTATGATAAAAAACCACTTGTAGCCAATGTTCATACTTATGAAAGGTCATGGAGTATTGCTGAACCACATGGACCAGTTTGGCAAAATGAATCGTGGGAAAGTTTTGAAAGTGTGTCAGCTTGGCGCTACATTCCAAAAGGAGTTAAAGGAAACTACACGGTTACAGGTTATTATGGAAAGAGAATTCTTAATGAAACTAGCATTAGCACAAACTTATACACAAGACAAACTTGGGAAACCAGAAGGTATGATTATAGTAAGTCACCAACATGGAAACCCGGACCTTGGGAACAATTATTTTTTGAAGTTTTAAAAAACATCCATGATTTAAAGTAA
- a CDS encoding gliding motility-associated C-terminal domain-containing protein, protein MLIATVSWAFASQAQLTAPGRVLTLLTQYSNTAKQDSIFVFYGDIGTLSARHTTGNSASFKWYRYNPLISNPALRFEQFAEETGVAQSNQLNLTEGGYRVVITDITDSTETFTCWLFTDNVTLNRIDIYNSCQFLELNPITTPSSYNVAYDRFVYHDLSRSNQPERNTYGQQYFANVTWQASESRIELPSSSALKLVIENPAPLYYSTYTVTIQNPFGRTLTLTTPEVAAITTKADNLIQVDENGVWNDFDANAEYEALLGLRLESKSLNCDSIYWRITTRKITPESIYDITVWRDSSLIAQRNEAFPDKKVMVPGFYKVYHYSVNTLSGCIDSAITDIKVDSSRISADAIPNVFSPNGDGKNDLFRFSDTDESIRSIRSFTIRIYSRSGKLVYTYSGNPRDWEGWDGRTSLGAEAAEGVYYYIIEARGWDDRRFARGPYKGFLHLFRGK, encoded by the coding sequence GTGTTAATCGCCACTGTGAGTTGGGCCTTTGCCTCGCAGGCACAGCTAACTGCTCCGGGGAGGGTTTTAACCTTACTTACCCAGTATAGCAATACGGCTAAACAGGATTCAATATTTGTATTTTATGGCGATATTGGCACGCTTAGCGCTCGCCACACCACCGGGAATAGTGCCAGCTTTAAATGGTATAGGTATAACCCCCTAATCTCAAATCCTGCCTTACGGTTTGAACAGTTTGCGGAGGAAACAGGTGTTGCGCAAAGCAATCAATTAAACCTGACCGAGGGTGGCTACAGAGTAGTAATCACTGATATTACCGATTCAACTGAAACCTTTACCTGCTGGCTTTTTACCGATAACGTTACGCTCAACCGGATTGACATATACAACAGCTGCCAGTTCCTTGAGCTTAACCCAATCACAACTCCCTCGTCGTACAACGTTGCCTACGACCGGTTTGTCTACCATGACCTTTCGCGCTCAAATCAGCCTGAACGGAATACCTACGGGCAGCAATACTTTGCTAATGTTACCTGGCAGGCATCGGAGAGCCGTATTGAGCTGCCATCGTCCTCAGCATTAAAGTTGGTTATTGAAAATCCTGCACCTCTATATTATTCCACCTATACCGTTACCATCCAAAACCCGTTTGGCCGAACCCTAACCCTTACAACCCCGGAGGTTGCTGCCATTACAACCAAGGCCGATAATCTGATTCAGGTTGACGAAAATGGAGTATGGAACGATTTTGATGCGAATGCCGAGTATGAGGCTCTGCTTGGCCTGAGGCTTGAAAGCAAAAGCCTGAATTGCGATTCCATTTACTGGCGCATTACAACCCGAAAGATTACCCCTGAAAGCATCTATGATATTACAGTTTGGCGCGATAGCTCCTTGATTGCACAGCGCAACGAGGCATTCCCCGATAAAAAGGTAATGGTTCCCGGATTCTACAAGGTTTACCATTACTCGGTAAATACCCTCTCGGGGTGTATCGATTCGGCTATTACCGATATTAAGGTTGATTCCTCGCGCATAAGCGCCGATGCCATCCCCAATGTTTTTTCGCCCAACGGCGATGGCAAGAACGACCTTTTCCGCTTTTCCGACACCGATGAGAGCATCCGCTCCATCCGTTCGTTTACCATCCGTATATATAGCCGCAGCGGTAAGTTGGTGTACACCTATAGCGGCAATCCCCGCGATTGGGAAGGCTGGGATGGTCGCACCAGCTTAGGAGCCGAGGCCGCCGAGGGTGTTTACTACTACATTATCGAGGCCCGTGGCTGGGACGATCGCCGTTTTGCCCGTGGCCCCTACAAGGGGTTCCTGCACCTCTTCAGGGGGAAGTAG
- a CDS encoding ATP-dependent helicase — protein sequence MTNYLDELSEVQREAVTCTEGPSLVIASAGSGKTRVLTYRIAHLLTLGVKPWSVLALTFTNKAAREMKERIARIVGHETASKLWMGTFHSIFAKILRNEAELLGYSKNFTIYDTTDSKNLIAQIIKELKLDVQVYKPGEILSRISIAKNNLITPQAYAQNASIISQDISSRKGEIHRIYTLYSQRCQKASAMDFDDLLLNTNILFRDFPDVLQKYQNKFRYILVDEYQDTNFSQYLIVKKLSESHRNLCVVGDDAQSIYSFRGAKIENILNFQNDYKDYKLFKLEQNYRSTQTIVNAANSVIAKNQRQIPKVAYSSNEVGEPIKLIKAFTDQEEGFLVASEIVSLVHQAHCSYSDIAILYRTNAQSRIFEETLRKRNIPYRIYGSLSFYQRKEIKDLIAYIRLTVNPNDDEAFNRVVNYPARGIGDTTMEHLQALANQLGLSLWQTVGELGKHNGGVKPAAAKKLEEFRNLIVSFQQKVYTMDAYEAVYAIANASGMLTDLKADKSQEGISRLQNIEEMLNGIREFIEGRKEEGMEETVTLVDYLENVALLTDQDTDKDGDKNRVSVMTVHSAKGLEFDYVFLTGLEENLFPSSLNIKSQEDMEEERRLFYVALTRAARRAYITYAQTRYRWGSPTQCTPSRFIKEIDSEYIDVPYSDDEFGSTAERQAVKGQNFGGFSRQPSTQSASAFSRASTQAPSAPKNAKDISPDAITVGMTVFHAKFGEGVVEAIEGVGPNRKALVNFNIVGSKNLLLKFANLKQLV from the coding sequence ATGACAAACTATTTGGATGAGTTAAGCGAGGTTCAACGCGAAGCGGTTACTTGCACTGAGGGGCCCAGCTTAGTGATTGCTTCGGCAGGTTCAGGTAAAACAAGGGTTTTAACATATCGCATTGCACACTTACTTACCCTAGGCGTTAAGCCATGGTCGGTTTTGGCGCTTACCTTTACCAATAAAGCAGCCAGGGAGATGAAGGAGCGTATTGCCCGCATTGTGGGGCATGAGACTGCTTCTAAGCTCTGGATGGGAACCTTTCACTCAATATTTGCTAAAATCCTGCGTAACGAGGCCGAGTTGCTTGGATATAGCAAGAATTTTACCATTTACGACACCACCGACTCCAAGAACCTGATTGCCCAAATCATTAAGGAGCTTAAGCTCGATGTTCAGGTGTATAAGCCCGGCGAGATTCTGTCGCGAATATCCATTGCCAAGAACAACCTGATAACGCCTCAAGCCTATGCACAAAATGCCTCCATCATTTCGCAGGATATTAGCTCCCGCAAGGGTGAAATACATCGAATTTACACCCTTTACTCCCAGCGATGCCAAAAGGCTTCGGCTATGGACTTTGACGATCTGCTGCTGAACACCAATATCCTTTTCCGCGATTTCCCCGATGTGCTGCAAAAGTACCAGAATAAGTTCCGCTACATCCTGGTTGATGAGTATCAGGACACCAACTTCTCGCAGTATCTGATTGTAAAAAAGCTTTCTGAGAGTCACCGTAACCTTTGCGTGGTGGGCGACGATGCCCAGAGCATTTACTCGTTCCGTGGTGCAAAAATTGAGAATATCCTCAACTTCCAGAACGATTACAAGGACTATAAGCTGTTCAAGCTGGAGCAGAACTACCGTTCTACCCAAACCATTGTAAATGCTGCAAACAGCGTAATTGCCAAGAACCAGCGTCAAATACCAAAGGTGGCCTATTCCAGTAACGAGGTGGGCGAACCTATAAAGTTGATTAAAGCGTTTACCGATCAGGAGGAGGGTTTCCTTGTGGCTTCGGAGATTGTGAGCCTGGTGCACCAGGCCCATTGCAGCTATAGCGATATTGCCATTCTTTACCGCACCAATGCCCAGTCGCGTATTTTTGAGGAGACCCTGCGCAAGCGCAACATTCCCTATCGTATTTACGGTAGCCTCTCGTTTTACCAACGTAAGGAGATAAAGGACCTTATAGCCTACATTCGCCTTACCGTAAACCCCAACGATGATGAGGCTTTTAACCGGGTGGTTAATTACCCCGCCCGTGGAATAGGCGACACAACCATGGAGCACCTTCAGGCCCTTGCCAACCAGTTGGGACTTAGCCTTTGGCAAACCGTTGGTGAATTGGGTAAACATAATGGTGGGGTTAAACCTGCTGCTGCCAAAAAGCTTGAGGAGTTCAGGAATCTGATAGTGTCGTTCCAGCAAAAGGTTTACACCATGGATGCCTACGAGGCTGTGTATGCCATTGCTAACGCTTCGGGCATGCTCACCGACCTAAAGGCCGATAAGAGCCAGGAAGGGATATCGCGCCTGCAGAACATTGAGGAGATGCTTAACGGTATCCGCGAGTTTATTGAAGGTCGTAAGGAGGAGGGCATGGAGGAAACTGTAACCCTGGTCGATTACCTTGAGAACGTTGCCCTGCTTACCGATCAGGATACCGATAAAGATGGCGACAAAAACAGGGTTAGCGTAATGACAGTTCACTCCGCCAAGGGGCTTGAGTTCGATTACGTTTTTCTCACTGGACTCGAAGAGAACCTTTTCCCATCATCGCTAAATATCAAGTCACAGGAGGACATGGAGGAGGAGCGTCGCCTTTTTTACGTTGCACTTACCCGCGCTGCCAGAAGGGCATATATCACCTATGCCCAAACCCGCTATAGGTGGGGTTCGCCAACGCAATGCACTCCAAGCCGGTTTATCAAAGAGATAGACTCTGAATATATCGATGTTCCCTATAGCGACGATGAGTTTGGGAGCACGGCCGAGAGGCAAGCTGTAAAGGGGCAAAACTTTGGCGGATTTAGCCGCCAGCCCTCCACACAGTCCGCATCGGCGTTCTCAAGGGCAAGCACTCAGGCGCCATCAGCTCCTAAAAACGCCAAGGATATATCGCCCGATGCCATTACGGTAGGAATGACCGTTTTCCACGCCAAGTTTGGCGAGGGTGTTGTGGAGGCAATTGAGGGTGTCGGGCCTAACCGCAAAGCTTTGGTTAACTTTAACATTGTGGGCTCTAAGAATTTATTGCTTAAATTTGCAAACCTAAAACAGCTTGTGTAA
- the murA gene encoding UDP-N-acetylglucosamine 1-carboxyvinyltransferase yields MATFEVYGGKPLKGELHPQGAKNEALQIICATLLTAEPVTIKNIPNIRDVNKLIELLQGMGVEVQRHSSSECTFRAKNVDVEYLTTNDFKVKAAAIRGSIMVVGPLLARYGRAYAPKPGGDKIGRRRLDTHFLGFQKLGATFNFDTRENFFTLEGKNMQGAYMLLDEASVTGTANILMAAVLTPGTTTIYNAACEPYLQQLSKMLVSMGAKISGIGSNLLTVEGVESLGGCTHAILPDMIEIGSFIGLAAMTASNITIRNVSYPNLGIIPDSFRRMGIEFEVIGDDIHIPPQEHYEIDTFIDGSILTIADAPWPGLTPDLLSVFLVVATQAKGSVLIHQKMFESRLFFVDKLIDMGAQIILCDPHRATVIGHDRNMKLRPTVMTSPDIRAGVALLIAALSAEGKSVIHNIEQIDRGYENIDGRLNAIGADIRRIE; encoded by the coding sequence ATGGCAACATTTGAGGTATACGGTGGTAAGCCGCTAAAAGGCGAGTTACATCCGCAGGGGGCAAAGAATGAGGCCCTGCAAATCATCTGCGCCACGCTACTCACAGCTGAACCAGTTACAATCAAGAATATCCCAAACATCCGCGATGTTAATAAACTAATTGAACTTCTTCAGGGAATGGGAGTAGAGGTTCAGAGGCATAGCTCCTCGGAATGCACCTTTAGGGCCAAGAATGTTGATGTAGAGTATCTTACCACAAACGATTTTAAGGTCAAAGCTGCAGCCATACGCGGCTCAATCATGGTGGTTGGACCACTGCTGGCGCGATATGGCCGAGCATACGCCCCAAAACCCGGTGGTGATAAAATTGGCCGCCGACGCTTGGATACCCATTTCCTGGGATTCCAGAAGTTGGGCGCAACCTTTAACTTTGATACACGTGAGAATTTCTTTACCCTTGAGGGTAAAAACATGCAGGGTGCATACATGCTGCTCGATGAGGCCTCGGTTACTGGAACGGCTAACATACTGATGGCCGCGGTGCTTACTCCGGGCACAACCACCATTTACAATGCTGCATGCGAACCATACCTACAGCAGCTTAGCAAGATGCTGGTTAGTATGGGGGCAAAAATATCGGGTATTGGTTCAAACCTGCTTACCGTTGAGGGGGTTGAGTCGCTGGGTGGCTGCACCCATGCCATTCTGCCCGATATGATTGAGATTGGTTCGTTCATTGGCCTTGCGGCCATGACTGCCAGCAATATCACCATTCGTAACGTATCGTATCCAAACCTTGGCATTATTCCCGATTCGTTCCGTCGCATGGGCATTGAGTTTGAGGTTATAGGCGATGATATCCATATACCACCCCAGGAGCATTACGAGATTGATACCTTTATTGATGGTTCCATACTCACCATTGCCGATGCTCCCTGGCCCGGGCTAACTCCCGACCTGCTCAGCGTTTTCCTGGTGGTTGCCACCCAGGCTAAGGGCTCAGTGCTAATCCATCAGAAAATGTTTGAGAGCCGACTATTCTTTGTGGATAAGCTAATTGACATGGGCGCTCAAATAATCCTTTGCGACCCGCACCGCGCTACCGTTATAGGTCACGATAGGAATATGAAGCTACGCCCCACCGTTATGACCTCGCCCGATATCAGGGCAGGCGTTGCCCTGCTTATTGCTGCCCTTTCGGCCGAGGGGAAGAGCGTTATTCACAATATTGAGCAGATTGACCGCGGATATGAGAATATTGATGGGCGACTCAATGCCATTGGCGCCGATATTCGTAGGATTGAATAG
- a CDS encoding RHS repeat-associated core domain-containing protein, translating into MLKGTGVQSYYAGGFVYKANKTLDYILHAEGVIRATDATGGQTLSFEYFLKYHLGNTRVVFKSSGTVLQTTDYYPFGKEHAPLPISNGNRYLYNGKEKQEFKLSNSSLDWYDYGRRFYNPQLGRFTTIDPLAEKFPWQSPYCYAGNNPIRFIDYNGLGPGDRVKAARSMTGIKYKQETVSSMRTANTAEARQYMDCAEFVCRVLGADQITDGVQHMNSSGLKSYFDNKDKFISSADPQVGDIAVWKGHVGVVTEVGEDGKIKLTHARGAGKLSMENPYAIYPEQYRDSEFYGYYRPVTETPDGKIDNNGNPVTTNNQSTNSTGSFDLTPQPETAVQDNTRVANNSFIQQINNLPQGNYKVVNGQIAPQ; encoded by the coding sequence ATGCTAAAAGGAACGGGAGTTCAGAGCTACTACGCCGGAGGTTTTGTGTACAAGGCCAACAAAACGCTCGACTACATCCTGCATGCCGAGGGGGTAATCCGTGCCACCGATGCCACGGGCGGCCAAACCCTGAGCTTTGAGTACTTCCTGAAGTACCACCTGGGCAACACCCGCGTGGTATTTAAAAGTAGTGGAACAGTGCTACAAACCACCGACTACTACCCCTTTGGCAAGGAGCATGCCCCACTGCCCATCAGCAACGGCAACCGTTACCTGTATAACGGCAAGGAGAAGCAGGAGTTTAAGCTGAGTAACAGCTCTTTGGATTGGTACGACTACGGGCGAAGATTTTATAACCCCCAACTGGGCAGATTTACTACTATTGACCCACTGGCAGAGAAGTTCCCATGGCAATCTCCTTATTGCTATGCAGGAAATAATCCTATTAGGTTCATTGATTATAATGGACTGGGACCAGGAGATAGAGTAAAAGCTGCACGAAGTATGACAGGAATTAAATACAAACAGGAAACTGTATCTTCAATGAGAACCGCAAATACTGCAGAAGCTAGACAGTATATGGACTGTGCTGAATTTGTTTGTAGGGTACTTGGAGCAGACCAAATAACAGATGGAGTTCAACACATGAATTCTTCTGGTTTAAAAAGTTACTTTGACAATAAAGACAAGTTTATTAGTTCGGCTGACCCGCAAGTTGGAGATATTGCTGTATGGAAAGGTCATGTTGGCGTGGTTACCGAAGTTGGAGAAGATGGAAAGATAAAATTAACTCATGCCCGAGGTGCTGGAAAATTATCGATGGAAAATCCATATGCGATATATCCAGAACAATATCGTGACTCTGAGTTTTATGGATATTATAGACCAGTAACCGAAACACCTGATGGAAAAATTGATAATAACGGGAATCCTGTTACTACAAATAATCAATCTACCAATTCTACAGGAAGTTTTGATTTGACACCACAGCCAGAAACGGCAGTACAAGACAATACAAGGGTTGCCAATAATTCATTTATTCAACAAATAAACAATTTACCACAAGGGAATTACAAAGTTGTAAATGGTCAAATTGCACCTCAATAA
- a CDS encoding DUF4290 domain-containing protein gives MDYNTQRKKLRLPEYGRHIQQMVDHIASIEDRDERNRLAKSLIAIMGNLNPQLRAVNDFRHKLWDHLFIMSDFKLDIDSPYPRPDVEKYYEKPRNVPYPSHPVKFKHYGRIIELMIEKAIAMDEGPEKEAFKQLIANQMKKANITWNKESVTDDDIFRDMQTLSNGRLVMAPGSKLIDKREVKPTGGKRPKHHRKR, from the coding sequence ATGGATTACAATACCCAACGAAAAAAGCTGCGATTACCCGAGTACGGAAGGCATATCCAGCAAATGGTCGATCACATAGCAAGCATTGAGGATAGGGATGAGCGTAACAGGCTTGCCAAATCACTTATTGCCATAATGGGCAATCTTAATCCCCAGCTGAGAGCGGTTAACGATTTCCGCCATAAGCTTTGGGATCACCTTTTCATCATGTCCGACTTCAAGCTCGATATCGATTCGCCTTACCCCAGGCCCGACGTGGAAAAATATTACGAAAAGCCACGGAACGTTCCTTACCCCAGCCATCCCGTTAAGTTCAAGCATTACGGGCGTATTATTGAACTGATGATTGAGAAGGCCATTGCAATGGACGAGGGTCCCGAAAAGGAAGCCTTTAAGCAGCTTATAGCCAACCAGATGAAAAAGGCCAATATTACCTGGAATAAGGAATCGGTTACCGACGACGATATATTTCGCGATATGCAAACCCTCAGCAATGGCAGGCTGGTTATGGCTCCGGGCTCAAAGCTGATTGATAAGCGCGAGGTTAAACCTACCGGAGGTAAGCGACCCAAACATCATCGTAAGCGTTAA
- the tnpA gene encoding IS200/IS605 family transposase — MANTFTQLYIHLVFSPKNRDALIKKSWKENLEKYITGIVQNNGHKMLAVKCMPDHIHILIGYNVNQLIPQLVEHIKTSSTAWVNKEKLSKFKFEWQRGYGAFTHSRSQLDTVVKYIHNQEQHHQKKSFKEEYLEILKKNDIKYQDEYLFEFFENGGVWE, encoded by the coding sequence ATGGCTAACACATTTACCCAGTTATACATACATCTAGTTTTCTCGCCTAAAAACAGAGATGCTTTAATAAAAAAATCGTGGAAAGAAAATCTGGAAAAATATATAACGGGTATTGTTCAGAACAACGGACATAAAATGCTGGCAGTGAAATGTATGCCAGACCATATTCATATTCTTATTGGTTATAATGTAAACCAGCTAATACCCCAGTTGGTGGAGCATATTAAAACTTCAAGTACTGCTTGGGTAAATAAAGAAAAACTTTCAAAATTCAAATTTGAATGGCAAAGAGGTTATGGGGCATTTACACATTCGCGTTCACAACTAGATACTGTAGTGAAATACATTCACAACCAAGAGCAGCATCATCAAAAGAAATCGTTTAAGGAAGAATATTTAGAGATTTTGAAAAAAAACGATATCAAGTATCAGGACGAATACCTGTTTGAATTCTTTGAGAATGGAGGGGTGTGGGAATAA
- a CDS encoding MFS transporter, protein MQSQEKHQESTVVLILVMFTSFITPFIGSAINLALPMIAHEFGLNAITMSWVTMAFLLSSAVFLVPLGKLADIFGRKRVFLTGNVVLALASLLAVFVPNGATLIALRVVQGIGSAMMFATGIALITSVFPPNARGRAIGMNVTAVYVGLSAAPVLGGLMIDALGWRSLFYIPALLGIPAVIAAILTIKGEWAEAKGEKFDILGSGIFIVSMCALMYGFSKLPSTVAIVLTAVGLLGLALFVKLQMKLEYPVFNVSLFRVNRLFALSNLAALINYATTFAITFVLSLYLQYIKGLSAREAGLLLVIQPLVMAVIASWSGRLSDKHDPRILASAGMGVIAVGLALLIPISKETAVTYIGVVLGILGLGFGMFSSPNTNAIMGSVEKRYIGLASGTVATMRLVGQMLSMGIATMVIHVFIGTGTINASNHKQFILSASVTFAIFVALSVLGVWASLARGGKNGNQA, encoded by the coding sequence ATGCAATCACAGGAAAAACATCAGGAATCTACAGTAGTGCTAATCCTGGTAATGTTCACATCGTTTATTACTCCCTTTATTGGGTCGGCAATAAACCTGGCTTTGCCAATGATTGCCCATGAGTTTGGGCTAAATGCTATTACTATGAGCTGGGTAACCATGGCCTTTCTGCTCTCGTCGGCAGTATTTCTGGTGCCCCTAGGTAAGTTGGCCGACATATTCGGACGGAAAAGAGTTTTCCTTACCGGTAATGTAGTGCTTGCATTGGCATCGCTTTTGGCCGTATTTGTGCCCAATGGCGCAACACTCATAGCATTGCGGGTTGTTCAGGGAATTGGAAGCGCCATGATGTTTGCAACTGGCATCGCCCTTATCACATCAGTTTTCCCGCCCAACGCAAGGGGTAGAGCTATTGGAATGAACGTTACTGCGGTATATGTTGGCCTTTCGGCTGCGCCAGTTCTTGGAGGTTTAATGATTGACGCACTGGGGTGGCGAAGCTTGTTCTACATCCCAGCATTGCTGGGCATACCTGCCGTGATTGCTGCTATACTTACCATTAAAGGCGAATGGGCCGAAGCCAAAGGAGAAAAGTTCGATATTTTAGGGTCAGGTATATTTATAGTATCGATGTGCGCCCTGATGTATGGGTTCTCAAAACTCCCATCCACTGTTGCTATAGTCCTAACCGCAGTAGGCCTTTTAGGCCTTGCCCTTTTTGTTAAGCTGCAAATGAAACTTGAATACCCGGTTTTTAACGTATCGCTCTTCAGGGTCAATAGGCTTTTTGCGCTTTCGAACCTTGCTGCGCTGATAAACTATGCAACCACCTTTGCCATAACCTTTGTTTTAAGCCTTTACCTGCAATACATCAAGGGTTTAAGTGCGCGCGAGGCTGGCTTGCTACTGGTTATTCAACCGCTTGTTATGGCGGTTATAGCATCGTGGTCGGGGCGGCTTTCCGATAAGCACGATCCACGCATACTGGCATCGGCAGGCATGGGAGTAATTGCAGTAGGTTTGGCTCTGCTTATCCCTATCAGTAAAGAAACGGCTGTTACGTACATTGGGGTGGTTCTGGGCATTCTGGGGCTTGGTTTTGGAATGTTCTCATCGCCCAATACCAATGCCATTATGGGCTCGGTTGAAAAACGTTACATTGGGCTTGCATCGGGGACAGTGGCAACCATGCGGTTGGTTGGCCAAATGTTGAGCATGGGCATTGCTACCATGGTAATCCACGTATTTATTGGCACGGGAACCATAAACGCATCAAACCATAAGCAGTTTATTCTTTCGGCCAGTGTTACGTTTGCAATATTTGTAGCCTTAAGTGTTTTAGGGGTTTGGGCATCGCTGGCAAGGGGTGGGAAGAACGGAAATCAAGCTTAA